The following is a genomic window from Phycisphaeraceae bacterium.
GTCGCACAGCACCTTGACGAATGGCTGCGGTAAAACCGACCCCATCCGCGATGCTGTTCGCCCTCGAACGGTGAATCACGTCGGAATCTGATCCGCGTACTTTCGTCGAAACTCGTCCAGACTGGCGATGCCTGCGGGCAGCTTTGCCTCGTCTATCAACAGGATCGGAATGCCTTCACGGATCGGATAGCGCAGCCCGCCGACGCTGCCGACGAGTTCCTCACCCTCCAGCCGCAGCGGCGAGCGCGTGAGGGGACAGACGAGCATCTGGAGCAGTTCGGGATCGATGGGGGCCTGGGGCATGGCTGCATTTTAACGCACAGGCTGCGATCAGTTTCCCGGAACGTTAACACGCTCGATGTCGGCGCCGAGTTCCTGGAGCGTCAGCTCCATCCGTTCGTAGCCGCGGTCGAGGTGATAAACACGGTTGACGGTCGTCGTGCCTTTGGCCGCGAGGCCGGCGATGACAAGACCTGCCGAAGCGCGAAGGTCGCTGGCCATCACGGGTGCGCCTTCGAGCTGCTTGACTCCGCTGATCATCGCGCTGGTGCCGGTGCGCATGACGTTGGCGCCCATGCGGAGCAATTCCGCGACGTGCATGAAACGGTCGGGGAAGATTTTTTCGGTGATGATCGAGTTGCCGTCCGCCAGACAAAGCAGCGCCATGATCTGAGCCTGGAGGTCGGTGGGGAAACCCGGATAGGGCTGCGTCACCACCTGCACCGGCTCAAGCCGACGGCTGCTGGAGATGCGTACCGTGTCGCGCATGCGGTTTCGCTGGCGTTCCTCCTTCACCGCATCGACCGCGACACCGACTTCCTCCAGCCGGTCGAGCACGGCGATCAGCGCATCCGTCGGACAGTTTTCCAGTGTCACATCACCGTTGGTGATGGCTGCGGCCATGACATAGGTGCCCGCTTCGATGCGGTCAGCCATCACCGTGTGTTCGATGCCGTGGAGCTTGTCCACCCCGTGAATCGTGATGCGCGGACTGCCTGCTCCGATGATCTTGGCACCCATGGCGATAAGCATGTTCGCCAGGTCCTCGACCTCCGGCTCGCACGCCGCCGACTCGATGACTGTGGTGCCCTCAGCCAGCACGGCTGCGCTCATGACGTTTGCCGTTCCCAGGACGGTTGAGCCGAACGGCCCGCCGAGAAACACCCGCGCACCCTGAAGTCGTCCGCCTGCGTGCGTTTCGGCGACGATGTAACCGCCGTCAAG
Proteins encoded in this region:
- the murA gene encoding UDP-N-acetylglucosamine 1-carboxyvinyltransferase encodes the protein MDAFVINGGKRLRGKVRVNGSKNASLPLMAATLLTDDPVILHDVPDLSDIQNMAKLLDALGCPVERRAINATQAKAYKKQQTDGSGNDPHVAVVEPGTAGVMTLHANNPEPCLAHYDIVRTMRASICVLGPLLAKRGQAKVSMPGGCNIGDRPVDLHLRGLKALGARIHLDGGYIVAETHAGGRLQGARVFLGGPFGSTVLGTANVMSAAVLAEGTTVIESAACEPEVEDLANMLIAMGAKIIGAGSPRITIHGVDKLHGIEHTVMADRIEAGTYVMAAAITNGDVTLENCPTDALIAVLDRLEEVGVAVDAVKEERQRNRMRDTVRISSSRRLEPVQVVTQPYPGFPTDLQAQIMALLCLADGNSIITEKIFPDRFMHVAELLRMGANVMRTGTSAMISGVKQLEGAPVMASDLRASAGLVIAGLAAKGTTTVNRVYHLDRGYERMELTLQELGADIERVNVPGN
- a CDS encoding Trm112 family protein, with amino-acid sequence MPQAPIDPELLQMLVCPLTRSPLRLEGEELVGSVGGLRYPIREGIPILLIDEAKLPAGIASLDEFRRKYADQIPT